A single genomic interval of Musa acuminata AAA Group cultivar baxijiao chromosome BXJ3-4, Cavendish_Baxijiao_AAA, whole genome shotgun sequence harbors:
- the LOC135635015 gene encoding monoterpene synthase 8, chloroplastic-like yields the protein MDEKGNLKASLRHQTEGLVSLYEASHLAKEGEHVLEEATNFTTKQLKSLMEGSLEPHLREHVAHALELPLNWRMPRLQTRWFIEASQREAKMNPVLLELAKLDFNRVQIIYQRELREVSRWWNNLGLAQRLPFSRDRLVENYFWTVGWVFEPQFGRCRELHTKANCFIVTLDDVYDIYGTMDELELFTDAVDRWDVNAMDKLPEYMRICFLALFNTTNDIAYNVQKEKGLDIIPHLKKAWADLLKTFTVEARWYHQGYTPNLGEYLENALVSVSVPLILTLAYCTSDDLTQEALDDFQSCPEFARWPSMIFRLCDDLGTSTDELERGDVSKSIQCYMHETGVSEDAARRHIRGLIKGNWRTINGDRSFTSRFEENLKMMATNIPRMAQCMYQYGDGLGKPGQVTNDRIRSLLLEPIPL from the exons ATGGATGAGAAGGGAAACTTGAAAGCCAGCCTTCGCCACCAGACTGAAGGATTGGTGAGCTTGTACGAGGCTTCCCATCTTGCAAAGGAAGGAGAGCACGTGCTGGAAGAAGCTACGAACTTCACAACTAAACAACTCAAGAGCCTCATGGAGGGATCACTTGAGCCTCATCTCAGGGAGCACGTAGCCCATGCCTTGGAGCTTCCATTGAACTGGAGGATGCCGAGGTTACAGACCAGGTGGTTCATAGAAGCATCACAAAGGGAAGCGAAGATGAACCCTGTCCTACTTGAATTAGCTAAGTTGGACTTCAACAGGGTTCAGATCATATATCAGAGGGAACTCAGAGAAGTGTCGAG GTGGTGGAACAATCTTGGCCTGGCGCAGAGGCTTCCATTTTCAAGGGACAGGTTGGTGGAGAACTATTTCTGGACTGTTGGCTGGGTTTTTGAGCCACAGTTTGGTAGATGCAGGGAGCTGCACACGAAGGCAAACTGCTTTATAGTAACATTAGATGATGTGTATGATATTTACGGCACCATGGATGAGCTCGAGCTCTTCACGGATGCTGTCGATAG ATGGGATGTTAATGCAATGGACAAACTTCCAGAGTATATGAGGATATGTTTTCTAGCCCTCTTCAACACTACAAATGACATCGCATACAATGTTCAGAAAGAGAAGGGACTGGACATAATTCCACACCTAAAAAAAGCA TGGGCAGATCTATTGAAGACATTCACGGTGGAAGcgaggtggtaccaccaaggcTACACACCCAATCTTGGAGAGTACTTGGAGAACGCACTGGTATCGGTATCAGTTCCCCTAATACTGACTCTTGCTTATTGCACCAGTGACGATTTAACACAGGAGGCCTTGGATGATTTCCAAAGCTGCCCTGAGTTTGCAAGATGGCCGTCCATGATTTTTCGACTTTGTGATGATTTGGGTACTTCCACG GACGAGCTTGAAAGAGGCGATGTATCCAAATCTATCCAGTGCTACATGCATGAGACCGGTGTGTCGGAGGACGCGGCTCGTAGGCATATCAGGGGATTAATCAAGGGGAATTGGAGAACAATAAACGGAGATCGAAGTTTCACTTCGCGTTTTGAGGAAAACCTAAAAATGATGGCCACCAATATCCCTCGAATGGCCCAATGCATGTACCAGTACGGAGACGGACTCGGTAAACCCGGCCAAGTAACGAACGACCGCATCAGGTCTTTATTACTTGAACCTATACCGCTGTAA